The Streptomyces sp. WZ-12 genome segment GTGCGGGCCGCACCAGCCCCAAGTCGACTCCTTGAACCGGCCAGCAGAGAGATCGATCACACTCCACGGCTTCTACACCGCCCCCCGGACACGAGCAAGGACACCCCCAACTGATGGCAGTGGAGCCTGTCGGACACCTCAGCTGTGGGCTGAAATGCAGAGCAGGGTCGTCGGGACCGTGCAGCGCCGTAAGCCTCTCAAACCCGACCAGCTCCTGTCGGTGGCACTTCCCACAACATCAAGTCCGCCAAACTGGAGGTCTGAGCCGCGGCGAAGGGCATCAGGGAACGCGAGTTCCAGTACCTGATGATCCAGTGGCTCCTCCCGATGGGCTGGGACTTCACAGCGGGCAGGTCGCTGTCGCGTGAGACGACGCAGACGATGGTCGTCGGTCAGCTGCGGGACCCCACCGTCCGGCTCACCCCAGGCGTGATCGATGGATTCGACGCGGACGCGATGGTCGAGGAGATCGTCGGCACGGTCAACGCCGTCAAAGGCGGCCTGGTACGAGCCAACGCGCAGGTAATGAACCTGCCGCGCGAGCATAAGGAGTTCAGGGACACCGACGGCGTGTGGCACGCTTTGAAGGTCATCGACTTTGAGCAGCCGACCGCCAACACGCTGGTCGTGTCGGTCGAGGTGACCATAACCGTCCCCGGCAAGACCTCCCGCAGGTTCGACCTCGTGTACTGGGTCAACAGTCTGCCCCTGGTGAGGGTCGAGGCGAAGTCCCTTACCGCGAAGTCCGGTTGGGCCGACGCCGCCCGCGAGATTAACGGCCGGAAGGGGCTCATCTGGCACCACCAAGGCAGCGGGAAGACGCTGCTGATGGTGTTCGCCGCCTCGCTGCTACTGGCTGACACTCGCCCCGAGTCGCCCACCATCATCCTGCTCTCAGACCGAACAGATCTCGTGCGGCAGACCTCCGGGGTGTCACCTCCGCCCTGGGGACGCCTACTTCCGCAAGCCTGCCCACCAGCAAGGAGTTGCCTCCCTGCTGGCCGACGACGTGCGCGGCGTCATCTCCACGACCGTCCACAAGTTCGCCGATGCCGGCAATAACCTGTCGCCCCGGGGCAACATCATCGTGCTGGCCGACGGGGCACACCGCACTCAGTCCTCCAAAGAGGAATCCCTGGCCGGGCAGATGCGTGCAGCGTTGCCGCACGCGAAGTTCTTCTCCCCGGTGGTGCACCGGGGAGAAGCAACGATCTCAGCGAGCTACGGTGATGCGAGGCAGTGCCTTGTTGCGCTCCGGCCCTACAGCCAGACCAACACGGCCCTCGATCCGACGGACATCCTGAAGCGGCGTGTCGTCCTTGAGCGGAATGACGTAAGCGGTAGTCCAGTCCAGCGTCTTGCTCACGTCCCTGGCATGCTGGACAAACCGCGTGGCGATGCCGACGGTGGTGGAGCCGACATAGAGAATTCGGTCCGACCAACTACAGACAACGTAGACAGCATTACCTGCTGTGGAAGCAGACGTTGGGCCGAACGGGATTGGCCCGAAAGGCCCGTCGCTGTGAAGCCAATCACCGGCATACGCCGCGAGAGACGCAAGCTTTCCTGGGGTCACGAAGCGACCTCGGCAGCGTCCGCGTCCTCCCACGCCTCGACCGCCTCATCGGGATTGTCGAGATACTCGGTTACCCACCTATCGTCCCGCTGAGCCTTCACGCGGCCTCCCCTCCGATTACGCCGCTCCCAGATGCGACCCCAGAAATCGAGGTCGGCACCTGCGGTGTCGAGGGTGCCCTTCCATTCGTTGACGTGGCTAAGGTCGATGCCGACTGTCTCGACGTGGTCTGTTCCGTCTGGTGCCTTGACGCCTCGCAAAGCAGTCATGGCCTCTTCGAGCTGACGCACAGCGGCTCCGAGAGCAGCAGCAGCATCTCGTAGAGCATCGTCAGGGGTGTCCATAGAGGCGGGCCTGCTCGGCGACCCGGCCTTCGGGAACGTCGAACGCAGGTATACGTCGCTGAGGGTTTGATCCTGGGCGCGATCCTCCGTGAGGCGGATACTGCCGTCTTCGTTCACAGCCCGAAGTGCGGAACGACCATCGTTTTGGTCGACGACGGCTCGGTGCAATTGATGAATTCCCAGGCGCGACGTGAGCATGGTGTCGATGACCTCGCCCGGACGGCGCCGGTCATCGACGTTCGGGTTGTTACTGGTTCCTCGGTCAGCCCACAACGACAACGTGGCGATGAGCGGATACGTAGCTCGGGCAGCAAGTTCGAGACGAGCCTGGCCGGGCGCTCCCGCCGGATCGTCGTCGAACTCGTTGAGGGCATCGGCTAGTACAGCATCAGCGTCGCGGTGGGTGGGCTTGAAGTGGTTGTCGCGCACCGAGACGAACCCGTGCTGCATGTAACGACGCACCCGGTCAGGGCTGCCTCCTTCGCCGCCCACGGACCTCACAATCAGAGCCACCGCAAGCTTCACCCGGACATTCTTTGTAATGCGCTTGCGGGTCGACTGACGGGTGACAGCGTCACGGATCGCGTCACGGCCAGCCTGGTCGTTACTGGTGAACAAGGCGATGATCTCGGCTGCCCGGATAGCCGGGTCAGTCGGCAGATGGGCCGTCTTGGCCTGAGAACGGCTGATGGCGCCAGCCAACCACTTACGGCGCAGAGGGGTGAGGATCCCCCGATCCTCCATCACGGTCAGTGCCTCGTCCGCAAGTGACTCAAGCTCCGGCCCCTCACCCCACTCCTTCGGTGCGTCGACATGCCGGAGTGCTACGAGCGACTTGACCGCGGAGGAGAACCGGTCGGGTCCTCCAGGCAGGGGCCGATAGCCGACGAGAATAAGCGCTGGCATGGTCTCGCAACGCAGCGCTTCGGACTGCTTGACTGTTGGCCCCTGCTCGAACGCTGTGTTCAGCTCCTTGATGCGGCCCCTCATGAACGTGTCGGACTCGGCCTTCACGACGACGTCAACGCTGTTGCCGTCTCCAAGGAGGTCGTGGGCCGCAGTAGTGCGGGACGATCCCTCGGCAGTGGTCATAGCCCAGAGGTCAGGGCTTACTTCACCGGTGTGCCTGTAACGGTTGGCGACAAGCCATACCTCAGTCAGCACGCCCTGGTTGCGGATCGAGTATCGCCAGTCGTTCGCGTCGAGCACAGCGCGGGCAGCGAGGGCCGAGGCCCACGCCATGTGCTCGGCTGATTCGATCTCGACTTCGAGGTGTGGCGTGATGCCGTTACTGGTGGGGTCGTCAACGGGCGCGAACCGGGACTCTTCGTCCGTCCCCGGTTCGATCGCAATGGGATGGCGGCGGGCGTCGCCGATGCGGGGGTTGCGGATGTCGGGCAGTGTGCGGCGGGTCCACACGCGCGCCCGAACAGCGAGGAGGGTGCCCCCCGTGATGGCCAGAGCTGTCGGAGTCTCAATCGACCGACGGAGTTCGGCCGGGTCCACTACGGCGTTGGCGACGCACGCGGCCGCATCTGGCGCCAGATCGAACGTGTCGATGAGCTTCTCAGCCGCCTTGCGGCGGGCAGCGATCGGAGCTAGTTCGGGGAGCTTGTCCACCGGTCGCGGAGGTACATGATCGTGCGGGGCGGCCGTCTCTTCAAAGATCGCAGTCATGTTCTATCGCCCTCCTGGGCGTAGTTGGGCACGCCAAAAGAGGACCGAACAGTGAAATTACTGATCGTCCCGCCCGCTCCCGGAGTGCCACACCAGTGTGGTCCGTGCCCGGGAGGTCGGACGACTCAAGCCGTCAGGCGCATCCCCTCCGACTCTTCTGGGGCAAGCCTCAGCGTGGTCTTCGGCGGCAACGCGGCACTCGGCATGGTCTGCGGCGTGAGAAAGCATGCCTCCACGTTGCCTACCCCAGGAGGACCCTGAAGCGACCATGCTCCGCTCCACGCGTCGCAGGCGGCAACGACAGTAGCATGTAAGAGTCAACTCACCGCGGGAACAATCCAGTTGGCCTGCACCAGAGGCGCACCCCAGCACACGATTCGCCGCGGAGGCCCCAGAGCGCTGCGCCCCACCTCGAACAGCACCTCAACTAGCCACGCCCGATGGGAGGCCTGGGGCCGCCAGACACCAATCACGGACGCAATTTCCAGCCCCACTAGTTACAGCCCTGCATTAGACGGCGAGGGAGAGCAGTGTGCCTGACAAAAACAATGACCAGTTCGCGCGCATCATGCGGCGACCCTCAGAGGAACTTCCAGATCATGCCGTCCAGTTGAAGCAGGAGGTCCGGCAGGGCCGAGTGGCTTCTCAAGCAAGAAGGGGAATATCAGACGCTGTTGTCGTTCCGATCTTGAGGGGTGTGCGTCGAACGGGAGTCTCGATCGGGTGATCGACGTTGGCTTCGGGTATGGGAACAGGGCCTCTTGGTAGCTCGGGGTTACGAAGCCAACCGAGATCCAGGAGACCTGTTGCCGCAGTTGTACGTGCTCGCGCCGGTGGAGTTCAACTCCGTTGCCCCGTCGTGTGATTGTGTCGCGCACCGGTTCGGAATCGCAGCCGACCATCCAGAGCGTGTTCGGCGGTACCCCTCAAGATTGGAACGACAACAGCGTTTGAGACCAACCCCCATGACCGGCCCCAACTCCTTTGGTCACACCGGCCGCGGCGGATCACTCGAATTTGCCGACCGGGAGCACGGCCTCGCGTTCGGCTACGCGATGAACCACATCATCGGGCCCTGCCGATGTGCGTGCGTCGTCGCTGGTTGTTGACGCAGCGCGAAGGCCGCTGGCGTGACTGAACAAGGTCACCGTAGCCACTTGCCACCGCAGAGAGGGGGAAGGCAAAGGCGGCGATCGAGCTTCTCAGCACACTTGGATGTGTGCTCTGCCGACCGAGCTGACCTGGGAGGCGCGGGGCAAGCCCCTGCGGTGTTGTCGCGAGCGCGGGGAGCGAGGACCTGCCCGCCCGGTCGTGGAGACGCTCAAGCAGCAGAATGCGGGAACATCACCATTCTGCTTGTAGGCGCTCGGCGAGACCGGTACGACGGTCACCATGTACCGATGGTCGCCGCTCAACGATCGACAGCTGGCCTTGCTCACCCGCATCGGAGAGGGAACGGATCCTGTTACCTCGGAGAGCCCGGAACTCGCCGTCACCGCCCGTGCCCTCAAGAGCCGTGGCCTCATCACCATGCCCAAGCGTGGTGGGAAGTGGCAGGCGGAGATCACCGACGACGGTCGCTTCTACCTGGAACACGGCCACCACCCGGACCGGCCCGAGCCGGCCCCGCGCAAGCAACGACCGGTAGCCGCCGAGCCGAAGCAGAAGGTTGCGGCACCTCCACGTCGGCGGGCGGCACCCCCACCTGAGCCGAAGCTGGCACCAACGCTTACCGCGAAGCCGCCACGTCAGTCCCCGGCGGAGGTCGGCGCGGCCTTAATCGCTCAGGTGCAGAAGGCCGGTCCGTTCCTTCGGATCCCGGACCCGAGCCCCGAGGAGCGGGCCCGCTATCGCCGGGCGTTCGACGCAGCGCGGCAGTGTGCCCCGGAGGGCTACCACCTGAAGTACAGCGGGCGGGCGAAGGGAGACTTCTTCCTCGGCCTGCTCCGGGTGACGGGCGAGGATGACACCGAATGGAACCGGATCCGCCTGGCACGCAGCCGAGTGATCACCGACGTCGAGGACGTGATCGCGGCGGTCACCGCGGACCACAGCGCCTTCGAGATCTCGGACGAGGTACTCCCACGGGTGATCTCCCTTCTTCGGCTCCTTGCCGAGCAAGCCCTCGCACGGCATGGCGAGATCACGGTGTCGAAGAAGCGCAGGCAGCCGAGGCCACTGCTCACGGTCCATGGCAGGACGTACGAGATCAGTTTCAGCGAGCGGCAGAAACAGGTCCGGTACGTACCCAAGCAGCCGGGTAAACGAACGTACGACTGGCAGCGGGTCACCCCGGCGCACCGGTTCGAACCATCCGGCGAACTGGAACTGGTCGTGAGCCAGGGCTCGGGCTACAGCAGCGGCTACCACTACGGATGGAAGAAGGACTGGGGCGACACAGCCAAGAAACAGTTGGAGGACCAGATCGGCTCGATCTTCCGGGCGCTGAAGGCTCGCGCGGAGGAAGAGGAGCAGGCTCGGCTGGCGCGGGAGGCGGAACAGCAGCGTCAGCGGGAGGAGTGGGAGCAGCAGCAGGAGGAACGCTGCCTGCGAGAGGCCAAGGAGCAGGAGGAGCGCCGCCGGAAGGAGGCAGAGGAGAAGGAGCGTACGCGGCGGGAGTGGGAAGCGGCGGTTAGCGTCGCGACGATCAAGGCAGTGGACGCCGTGCGGGTCGACCGGTTCGGCACCGCCCTGGCGCAGTGGCGGGCCGCAGGGGAGATGCGGGCCTTCTGCGCCGCGCTCGATGAGGCCGCCTCCGCCTCGGACAACGCCCACGAAGCCGGGCGACTGCGCGAGTGGTCGGCGTGGGGGAAGGCCGAGGCCGACCGGCTCGACCCGACCGTGGCCGGCAGGGGCCTGACCGCCCACAGCCTCCACGCGGAGCCCTCAGGCGACCAGCTACGGCCATTCCTCGACGGATGGCATCCGCAGTGGCCGGAGAAGGAGAAGTCCCCGAAGAAGGAAGAACCCAAGGCGGAAGCCGAACCACCCGAGCCGGAGCCCGAGCGGTGGCACGGCTTCACCGACGAACGTCTGAACCAAGGCTGGAGATATGGACCCCGAGGTCGCGCTCAATGGTGGAGGCGATGACACCGTGCCCGCGGTCACGTAGGGCCTTCACCGATTTCTCCACGAGTTTCCCGAGCCGGACGACCTCGTCCCGCAGGGCGACCAGCTCGTCGTAACGCTCGGCCTTGTCCTGGCCACACCACTCCCGAACGGTCCGCAGGACGGCCGCTTCCGCGTCCAGCTTGCGGTCGTCCCGGCGGCTGTAGGAGTACCAGGAGGACTGCGTGCGCTCCTGATCGATGGCCTGCTGCCTGCGGTCCACCTCCGGAAGGATGTCGTCGGCGAGACGGCCGGCCACGAAACGTGCGATACGTTCAGTGGTCGGCCACCCGGCCAGACTCATGCCGTCACGCTTCTCGTAGACCATCGGATCGCGTCGCAGCTCCGCGGGGTCCATCCCGACAAGAGGGGCGCTGTCGTCGACACGGCCCATCTCCAGGATCCCGGCGTCTCCAACACTGCGCCGCAGACGCAACTTACTCTTCGGGCGGACGAAGCCGAGGACCAGCCTCGCGGCCTCGAAGTCGGCACTTCCCCGCACGTGCCGCGACGCCTCGGCCAGGGAGAGCTCACTCACGTCGTCCGCGCGGAACGCCTCGACGTCCTCCCAGCGCGCCACGAGGGAAGCCGCGTCAACCCACTCCTGCAGTCCGGCGTCGTCACCGTCAAGGAACCGCACGTGGAGCCAATCAGCCCGGCCGCGACCGCCTACCCGTACGACCTCGACCCGACGAACCGCGCCGCCCAGCTCCTTCGGCCTCGCTCGGTAGGCCCAGTGTTCACCCATCTCCATGTGTCCATTGAGCCAGGTCTGTTGATCCCGCTCCCGGCGATTGCCCAAAACCAGCACATCGAAGTCGAAGGCCCCGGCGGCAACGGTGAACGCCGCGCCGCCGTATCCGTCGCACCACGCAACATGAGCTCTCTTCAGGTACGGGTTGACGCCTTGTCCACACTCCGCTCTACCGAGGATCCCGAATGACGCAGAGCACGACCGTCCAAGTGGGTCGCTTCCACACAGGCCGTTTAGCCGAGGGACGCCCTCAGGCTCTGAACGCCTGGCGTTTCACCACCGACGACCCAGAGGTGGCCGCCCGCGTCGCCGCCCTCCTTGGAGGCCAGCCTCAACCGAACGAAGGGGGAGGAGCACTCGCCCACGAGGTCCTGACGAACCGTGAGCGAGTACGCGTACTCATGGATGGGCCCGACGCTGCGGCGGCTCGCATGGTCCTCTGGGGCTGCGAGGGGATCATCCACGAATGTGACGGCTTCGAATTCCTGTCGCCAGAAGAGAAGATGGGTCAGCCATGCGGCTGCCCTTCGCGGCTCAAGGACCGAAAGACGGCCGCTAGAGACGGCCGTGGCCCAATGCCATCGATCAATCTCACCTTCCGGATCGCAGCTGAACCCGCGCTCGGCGGCTTCCACTTCATGACGGGCTCCTGGGAGCTGGCTGCACAGCTCCCTGACCTGACAGATGCGCTGGAACGTGTCGGCGGCCCAGCCGTCTGTGACCTCACGATGGAGCTGGTCGTCTTCACCACCAAGGCGGGCAGAAGCGTCTGCTATCGAAGGCCGGTGGTCACCGTACTCGGCAGCCCCGGCACCGTCGCACTGGAAGCCCCGCCGCCCACCTCACCCTCGCCTTCTCCGGCGCCATCCGCACCGCGCCGAAGGGCCAGAGACAGGGCTGAGCCTTCTGTCCAGCCCACGCCTGAGCGGACCTGCTCGGTCGACGTGGATGCTGTTCTGCTCCGCCGCGCCGCCCAAGCGCTGGGCATCAGCGACCCCCAGGAGATCGTTGTCGCTGCCCTGTCCGAGGTCGTGACAAGCCAGCAGCGGGCCATGGAGCTCGCCCGGCTGCGCGAGCATGTCGAACGCATCGCAGCCATCGCGGGGCAAGCGCAAGCGCTCCAAAGTGCGGATCCCTCACTCGCCTGACCGATTCCGGCTGCACAGTGCTCACAGGCGGCCAGGACAGGTGGTCTCAGTTCTGGTCTCATTCGCCTCCGTCCGGTTCATCCGGATGGGGCCGCCCCGAACGCTCCGCCACAGGTCAGGACGCACACGGCCCTCGCCGGCCCCCGGACGAACATTTGGAAAGCGTGTTGGGGGCAACCCCTCACGAGTTCGAATCTCGTATCCTCCGCCAGTGCCTTCACCGGGCACGTTGTCGAAGGGCCCCACCAGCTACTGATGGGACCCTTCGCAATCTTCAGTCAACGTGCATGACACGCCAGCCAGCGCCTCTTCAAGCAAACCCGTGACCTCCGAGGCCGGTTCCACGGCGCACAGGACGGCTAGCTGCAGCCCTCGACCAAGCGTGCACCTGCCGAGCGGCTCCACCCGCCCCCCCTGTTCCGTGCCGGACGAACCTACCGGCCCTCACGACCGAGGATCAGGACGTGTGCACTTCAGAAGATCTAGCACTTCAGCCCCCCGCCAGAATGTGACTCCGCACACGAATATCGATGTTGGTGCCTCGGCTAGATGTATTGACCACAATCGTTGTTAACGCGAGCGAGCGGGATGTTGGAACAGAAGATGGCCTACGCTTCGTGGTTCGTGCCGATGGTCTGGCTGTTCAGTGGGTGTGGGTTTCGTCGGGGCGGTAGCTGGCTTTGATGTGGACGCGTTCGCCTTGTGGGCCGAGGATGCTGAGGAACTCCACGGGGTGTTCGTCGGCGTTGCCGAACCAGTGCGGGATGTGGGTGTCGAATTCGGCGACCTCGCCCTCGGCGAGAATGAAGTCTTTGTCGCCGAGCACGACACGCAGGTGTCCGCGCAGGACGTAGAGCCAGTGGTAGCCCTCGTGGGAGCGGGGGTCGGGCTCGCGGCCGCCGGTCAGGATGTGTTTATACGCCTGTAGTCCGCCGGGGGTGCGCGAGAGCGGGACGACGGTCATGCCGTTGCGGGTGAAGGGCTGCGGGTACACCCGTGGGTCGAGGTCGGTGGGTGCGCCGATCAGCTCCTCGACCGGCATCTGGTAGGCGCGGGCGAGTGGCAGCAGGAGCTCCAGGCCCGGTTTGCGCTGCACGGATTCGAGCCGGGACAAGATGCTGATCGAAATGCCGGTGGTCTCCGACAGGGCGGTGAGGGTGCCGCCGCGGCGGCGCAGCTCGCGCAGCCGGGGCCGACGGCGGCCAGTACCGCCTCAAAGTCGTCGCTCATGCATCTCACCCTGCATGGGGTTTTCACTTTCCCCAAAGAGCTTTGCCCGATTATCGAAGCGGGTGCACCGTGACGGTCGGAGGTGGTCACGGTGACCCAAAACACGCAGCTCTATAGGGGCATCCGGTACGACGTGGACACCAGCGGTGTGAAGCCCCGGCCGCCGACCACAACCCCTTCACGAACAGGAGCACCCGCCATGGACGCGCAGCACTGGGACGACATGTACCGCAGCCGCGACCAGGTCTCCAGCGGCAACCCCAACCCCGTACTCGTCTCCGAGGCCACCGAACTTCCTCCGGGACAGGCCCTCGACGTCAGATGCGGCGAAGGTGCCGACGCACTCTGGCTCGCCCGACACGGCTGGCAGGTCACCGCGATCGACGTTTCCCCCACCGCCCTGCGGCACCCGCTCAGCAATCGACATCCAGGAGCGCATCGCCTGGGCACGGGCCGACCTGAACACGACGCCCCCGCCGCCAGGCCGACCACACCACGCTCTACCGGCTGTTCGACGCTGTCGCCCCTGGCGGCACCCTCTTGTTCACCACCCACGACCGCGCCGACCTCACCCCAACCGAAGACTTCAACCCCGACGACTACTACCAGGCCGCCGACATCGCCCTACTGATCGGCCCCACCTGGAATGTGCTGATCAACAGCATCCTGCGAGCCGCACGCCTGCAGTGAACCAGCCTCGGCTGGCGCCCTCCTGCGCTCGTATTCTCCCCCGTTGCGTCTGATCACTCACCGAGGTGCTCGTGCCCCACTCCAATGCCCGGCTGACCATCCACGGCAGACGGCTCCTTGTCGACCGGGTCCGCGCCGGCAGGCCCGTCGCTCACGTGGCTGACGAAATGGGGATCTCCCGCACCACCGCCCACAAGTGGATTCGACGCTGGCGAGCCGAAGGCGACGCGGGACTGTACGACCGAACGAGCCGGCCCCGGGCCACACCGCATCGCACTCCGGCCAGCACGGAAAGCCAGATCTGTGCGCTGCGCCGTGAGCGGAAGCTTGACCCAGCCCGGATTGGTCCGATCCTGGGAATACCTACCTCGACCGTCCATCGAGTCTTGGTCCGGCATGGCCTGAACCGGCTGCGCTGGATGGACCGGCCCACCGGCCAACTCATCCGCCGCTACGAACGCGCACGCCCCGGCGAGCTGATCCACGTCGACATCAAGAAGCTCGGAAACATCCCCGACGGCGGCGGACATCGCATCATGTCTCGCCAGCAAGCCGGTACCAACAGACAGGCCACGACCGACGCGCGCAAGGGCGGCAGTCCCGTCATCGGCTACAGCTTCGTCCACACCGCCATCGATGACCACTCCCGCCTCGTCTACAGCGAAGTCCTGGCCAACGAGCGCAAGGAGACCGCCGCCGCATTCTGGCAGCGGGCGAACGCCTTCTTCACCGAACGCGGCATCACCGTCGAGCGGGTCCTGACCGACAACGGCTCCTGCTACAGATCCAAGCTCTTCGGCCAGGCTCTGAAAGCCGCTGGCAGCATCCACAAGCGCACCCGCCCGCACCGCCCCCAGACAAATGGCAAGGTCGAACGCCTGAACCGCACGCTCCTCGACGAATGGGCCTACGTACGCCCGTACTCCAACAACGCCGAACGCACTGCGGCCCTCGTGGACTTCCTCCACACCTACAACCATCACCGCTGCCACACCGCGCTCGGCGGTAAGCCACCCATCAACCGCGTCAACAACGCTGCGGGGCAATACAGCTAGACCGCGCCACCGCAGACTCTTGAAGCCTGGAGTACGGCATGAGCCAGAAGAGCCGCTCGAGAGAGCCCATGGGGCGCGAACCTTCGGAACCTTGCCTAGATGATCGATTCCAAGGAATCGGCTGCGCGCACAAGGGGAGGGAGCCCAACGTCAGTGTGTGAAGACAGAGTTGGACTCCCTCGCCACCGCACTCTATGTGAAGACCGACAACCTGCTGAAGGCATCACCGCATCTGGCGCCCTGGCGTCCGGCGGTCGGGATCGCTCCGCGACTGACCGATGCCGAGCTGGTCACGCTCGCCATGGTGCAGGCGATGTTGGGCTTCACCTCCGAGACCAAGTGGCTTCGCCATGCCCGCTCCCACCTGCGGCATCTCTTCCCCTACCTACCGCAGCAGCCCGGCTACAACAAGCGCCTGCGCAAGGCCGCCGAGTTGCTGCGGCGGGTGACACGGCTGCTCGCCACCGACACCTCCGTATGGAGCGACGACGTGTGGATCGTGGATTCCACGCCGGTGGAGTGCGGACGCTCCCGCGAGACCGTCAAACGCTCCGACCTGGCCGGATGGGCCGAGTACGGATACTGCGCCAGCCACAGCCGCTTCTTCTGGGCCTGCGCCTGCACCTGGTGTGTACCTGCAGGGCCTGCCGATCGCCTTCGCCCTGACCGGAGCCAAGGCCGACGAACGCGAGACCTTGCTGGACCTGCTCGCCTCCGAATTGCACCTCGTCGCCGCCCGGCCTGGACAGACGCTGATCGGCGACAAGAACTACTTCGGCCGCGACTTCGAGCACCAGTTGGCCGAGCAGGACATCCGGCTGCTGCGGCCGGCCCGCAAGGGTGAGCCGGAACGGCCCGGGACCCCACTGTTCAAGCCGTTGCGGCAGGTCATCGAGTCGCTCAACGAGACCTTCAAGGGCCAGCTCAACCATCTAGCGCCATGCGAAACCTCCGCGGCTCGATCCCCTGCCGGGCGCCGCACGCGGAGGCCATCTGGGCCACCATCCACAGCGCCGGTTCAGGGCAAGAGCCCCTCCGCCACGCGAGCCAACGTCAAGGACGACGACTCTCCATCGGCGGCAACGCAAAGACGCCACATTCGTTACGCGACAGCAGGCACACCACGCGTAGGCGGAGTCCGAGTGGCGAGGCACACGCAAAGCGACACCAGCCATCCCAAGATTGACACCTTTGGAATGAAAACGATCAGAAATGCACACCAAAAGCCTTAATCGCAAAATAAACATTCAACTTCACCTGAAATGCAGACATGAGGCCGGCTTCAACCCCCTCACCCCCTATCCTGCCTAGGCACGACAAAGAGGAACACCTCGATGTCACTCTCGAGTCGACCGGAAATTGACGTGGCAGCAACAAAGGGCAAACCGTGAACGAGGAAGAGTGCAGCAAATTGCACGTATGGTCCGAAACCATTGAGGTGACGCCCACTAGGTGCTCAACCTGGATGGAGAAGAGGACATGCAATCGCGTCCCCCTGAGGCGCGCCAATATCGACAAGTTCAAGAGCATTCTGCGAAATAAGCAATTCCTCACCACGCATCAAGGTTTCGCCCTGGACTGGCACGGCTGCCTCATCGACGGGCAACACCGTGCTGCCGCCATCATTGATACCGGTATTTCAGTGGTC includes the following:
- a CDS encoding type I restriction endonuclease — encoded protein: MIQWLLPMGWDFTAGRSLSRETTQTMVVGQLRDPTVRLTPGVIDGFDADAMVEEIVGTVNAVKGGLVRANAQVMNLPREHKEFRDTDGVWHALKVIDFEQPTANTLVVSVEVTITVPGKTSRRFDLVYWVNSLPLVRVEAKSLTAKSGWADAAREINGRKGLIWHHQGSGKTLLMVFAASLLLADTRPESPTIILLSDRTDLVRQTSGVSPPPWGRLLPQACPPARSCLPAGRRRARRHLHDRPQVRRCRQ
- a CDS encoding PE-PGRS family protein encodes the protein MYRWSPLNDRQLALLTRIGEGTDPVTSESPELAVTARALKSRGLITMPKRGGKWQAEITDDGRFYLEHGHHPDRPEPAPRKQRPVAAEPKQKVAAPPRRRAAPPPEPKLAPTLTAKPPRQSPAEVGAALIAQVQKAGPFLRIPDPSPEERARYRRAFDAARQCAPEGYHLKYSGRAKGDFFLGLLRVTGEDDTEWNRIRLARSRVITDVEDVIAAVTADHSAFEISDEVLPRVISLLRLLAEQALARHGEITVSKKRRQPRPLLTVHGRTYEISFSERQKQVRYVPKQPGKRTYDWQRVTPAHRFEPSGELELVVSQGSGYSSGYHYGWKKDWGDTAKKQLEDQIGSIFRALKARAEEEEQARLAREAEQQRQREEWEQQQEERCLREAKEQEERRRKEAEEKERTRREWEAAVSVATIKAVDAVRVDRFGTALAQWRAAGEMRAFCAALDEAASASDNAHEAGRLREWSAWGKAEADRLDPTVAGRGLTAHSLHAEPSGDQLRPFLDGWHPQWPEKEKSPKKEEPKAEAEPPEPEPERWHGFTDERLNQGWRYGPRGRAQWWRR
- a CDS encoding PE-PGRS family protein — encoded protein: MEMGEHWAYRARPKELGGAVRRVEVVRVGGRGRADWLHVRFLDGDDAGLQEWVDAASLVARWEDVEAFRADDVSELSLAEASRHVRGSADFEAARLVLGFVRPKSKLRLRRSVGDAGILEMGRVDDSAPLVGMDPAELRRDPMVYEKRDGMSLAGWPTTERIARFVAGRLADDILPEVDRRQQAIDQERTQSSWYSYSRRDDRKLDAEAAVLRTVREWCGQDKAERYDELVALRDEVVRLGKLVEKSVKALRDRGHGVIASTIERDLGVHISSLGSDVRR
- a CDS encoding recombination directionality factor; this encodes MTQSTTVQVGRFHTGRLAEGRPQALNAWRFTTDDPEVAARVAALLGGQPQPNEGGGALAHEVLTNRERVRVLMDGPDAAAARMVLWGCEGIIHECDGFEFLSPEEKMGQPCGCPSRLKDRKTAARDGRGPMPSINLTFRIAAEPALGGFHFMTGSWELAAQLPDLTDALERVGGPAVCDLTMELVVFTTKAGRSVCYRRPVVTVLGSPGTVALEAPPPTSPSPSPAPSAPRRRARDRAEPSVQPTPERTCSVDVDAVLLRRAAQALGISDPQEIVVAALSEVVTSQQRAMELARLREHVERIAAIAGQAQALQSADPSLA
- a CDS encoding helix-turn-helix domain-containing protein, producing MRELRRRGGTLTALSETTGISISILSRLESVQRKPGLELLLPLARAYQMPVEELIGAPTDLDPRVYPQPFTRNGMTVVPLSRTPGGLQAYKHILTGGREPDPRSHEGYHWLYVLRGHLRVVLGDKDFILAEGEVAEFDTHIPHWFGNADEHPVEFLSILGPQGERVHIKASYRPDETHTH
- a CDS encoding IS481 family transposase; amino-acid sequence: MPHSNARLTIHGRRLLVDRVRAGRPVAHVADEMGISRTTAHKWIRRWRAEGDAGLYDRTSRPRATPHRTPASTESQICALRRERKLDPARIGPILGIPTSTVHRVLVRHGLNRLRWMDRPTGQLIRRYERARPGELIHVDIKKLGNIPDGGGHRIMSRQQAGTNRQATTDARKGGSPVIGYSFVHTAIDDHSRLVYSEVLANERKETAAAFWQRANAFFTERGITVERVLTDNGSCYRSKLFGQALKAAGSIHKRTRPHRPQTNGKVERLNRTLLDEWAYVRPYSNNAERTAALVDFLHTYNHHRCHTALGGKPPINRVNNAAGQYS